The Penaeus chinensis breed Huanghai No. 1 chromosome 16, ASM1920278v2, whole genome shotgun sequence sequence tatattcataatgcTTACACAGGAATTTTTCAAAgaattttctctctattcttgagTTTGTTtggacaatatcaataatttataaatataatgatggattacataaaaaaaaaggtatatttaaATCCTtacatatttgaaaataaaaaaaaaaaacacaaaaatttaGAAATCTTCTCCAGCTCATAAACTTTAGGGTTCTGGAACTATCTTCAAAAATGTGTCTGTAATCCTTGACGAAAGGTGTTGGGGACACAACATTGACTCTTTTGATGTTTGACGTTGAATCACCATCCTGGTAAACTATCTAACCACAATAACACAAAGGATGGGAATGGCAGGCAAAAGCACATGAAGAAATTGTAATTTCAGCTGAACTTGGGATGGTATCAGAGACAATAAAGCAAAGCTTAGTGCATGGCATCTATTACTATAAAATGTGAAACTGGGAAGTTTAATATCCTGtgcttttatcttttcatatagTAATGATTAAGAAAATCATTTAAGGGAAGGATTAACCACTGATATAACAAAATTACACCTAATCAAAGCAAATGAAATTAATACTACCACTTATACCATAGAGAGAAAAATCCAAAcataattttttcttttcattattccctTATTCTTAAACAAATTAAGCATCAAAATGGAGAGAGAGTTTAGATGTATTTAGGAAAATCACTCAGGAATTTGTAGAAGGGCTCAGGGGTTTAACTGCAATGTGGTGCAGCAGAATGATATTTGGGTCACTGAGTGGCTGTAAAGAGATTGGTGTGATATTCATGGGAGAACACACACCTGTGTGGAGAAGCACTGGTGAAAGTGGCAAGTCAAGCCTGTGTTAGTGAGGACGGTATCATAGCTGCAATAAGCATGGAGATGTGAGACAGGTAACTGAAGGTGAGAACTGTAGCTGGTTCttgtatttcactttttttctttctttctcttttattacttttttcacaGTCCATCAAGTCAAAGGCATTTGTCATATACATACCTTGTTATAGACAATATTAGATCAACACAAGAACCTGTGTCATCGTATATAATTACTGTGCAGTGCAGTGTTTTTAAACACtaagttttgtgatttttttctgtgaatgATCAATTCATGAGACATGAGACTCCTAACAATCCTGTAACTCAGTGAAAATTCTACATGCAACACCATGAGTGGTAAAAAATCATGACACTTAAATTTGTGGTAATATATAatttccaaaaaagaaaagaactgcATATTATTTTTGGCTGGTTATGACAAGATAACCATTGGTGTTGCTGCTGAATTTGCATCCGAGTTTTAGTTAATAAATAATAACCACTTGTCCCCTACCTCTGATTTGAGTTCAGCAACTTTGTCCTGAAGGCGGGGTACTTGGTCACTCTCGCTCCCACTTACCCGCGAGACTTCACCTTCTGTTACCAGCTCTTGGTTCTGTTGAAGGCATCAACACATATTATTGGGCATGCAAAAAATGGAATTTTCTGCACCCTTAAGTTATAAAGGAATATTTCAATAATTCTTAAAGGACAGATATTCTCCATTATCTCTTCAGTAAATTGTCACCATTATTTTCTCAATAACTTAATGTAAATCTGTAACAGGATACAGACAATAAAtctttcaaaaataaaaagactTGCCTTATACTCCAATGAGGAAATTTTCTGAGTAAGTTCCGCTAAGCTTTGAGACTTCTCAGCTTCACGAATTCTTGCcagcatcttctcctccttcatctgaAATATCACAGAGATCCTGAAATCACCTCCCCACCAAATACATCACATACTAATGCCAATTTCAATCTAATGCCAATTTCAAATGTTTGccaaagatacataaatatggacTATTTAACACTCACCTGGCTCTCAAGGTCAGTATACTTTCTCTTATGCTCTCCAAGCTGTGACTGCATGGTACGGATGGTAGCCTCAGCAGTGTCAAGAGACTCTTGTAATcgcttgttctcttcctcctgaCGCTTCATTTGGTTTGTGGACACCTGAACAGCTGTTTCAAGCTCCATAACCTAAAAGAGGTGGTTAGAAGagttattcataaatacatgtttGCTTATATGCAATagctgtgtgcatgtatgagtgtgtgtattacttCTGACAAATCATACAcaaggtttaaaaggaagccatGAATATTTCTGATTTTTCTTAACAGATTTATCCAACCTTTAGTCTAGCCTCCTTCAGCTCAGCTACAGCAGCAGTCTCATGCAGCTTAGTTGTCATGAGTTCTTCCTCAAGCTTTGCAGCTTCATTGGACCGGTCCCAGAAGAGACCACCCAATTTCTTGCTTGGTGTGCTTGTAGCATCAGCCTTGGCAGCTTCACTCTTATCGCCATGTTGATCCTAAGTCATGAATTATAGATTGATTAATACTGAAGTACTGAAGAAACTAGCATATTCCCATATCTTTATGACCTAGTTCTTTCACTCTCACATCAATGTAAATATCACATAATGATGTTCAGATATAATAAAACAAGTCTTCACAGTACCTGCACATGCTTTGTCCACAGCTGTGTGAGTTCCTGAACTCTGTGTCTCAAATCCTTAAGGGCAAGATTGGCTTCAGCCTCCCTTAATCGCACAGCAATCAGCTCCTCCTGCAAGTGGGCCACTGAGTGGTCAGGAGTGGCTTCCCTCagcttcttctgttcctcctccagcTCTTGGATTCTGGCTCGAAGGTCGCGAATGGTTGCCTCTGCCTCAGCTGTCTTTAGTCTCACCTGCACACAATCAAAGGATCTTTGATATTTAACCAACAATTGAgtttatgaacaacaacaaccaatGAAGGGATACCTCCATACTATCTGAGATATACAAGAGATACAACAGTTTTCTCACCTGCACAAGCTCTTCCTGCAAACACTTAACAAGTTCTTCTTTCTGAGTAagttcttcctcctttatcataAGTTCTGCCATTGATGATTCATGAGAAGAATAAttctgaaacaaaaagaaatcacaGTGTTCAAACATGCATAACAAGTATAAATCAATTGCCTCCTGACAGTTTAACATTTACATTACTCATGCACCATAAATGCTACATAATTGGGTTTCAATTGACATGGCTATGTAATTACTTGTTGTAAATCTATTCTAAGTGTTCAAGGTTTTGATGTATACCAGGTCAATAAGAAAACTTTCAAAACACTTATTCCACATCACCTCCattacttgtcttttttttttttcaaagaacaaAGTTAGTCAAAAGATGACCTTATCATCAACAAAAATCTTTCTTTCCCAATTCAAGTGTAATTAAAAAATGGAACAAAATCATAGGTGGCCCCCTAAAAACTAAATGTATAGTGGAAAGAACTGATCATCTCAAAAGACTTTTGCCCTCTAAAACAATGTAGATAAGGTGacgagcagaaaaaaaatatatgtcataCCTCCTCTATCATTCCTGTGAGCTTTCTGATCTTGTCCCGAGCATCTCTTAAGTGTTCCATGGTCTCTCCATCATGCTGTCTTAGAGCTGCTAGTTCACgctagaaaggaaaagaacatgaattactcaaagaaagaaaagacaatataCAATATCTATTGACTAAAAAAAGTATGCAAAGTCTAAAGACATCATATTCCATATTACCTTAATGGTAAAGTTGAATTTCTCAAGGAAAGAAAATTCACTGCCAGAAATATACAAGCTGCAATATCTATAGACTTAAAAGTGTATATAAAACCTGAAGACCTCATATTCCATATTACCTTAATGGCAAAGTTGTGTTCTGCTTCTTCTGCACGGGAAACTTGGCCTTGAATCAGTCTGTCTGCTAGAGCTGATGATTCAGCCTCCAGGCAGTCTATTCTTTGCCTGAGAAGTCTGTTCTCTGTTCTTAATCTCTGTAATGGTAAaccatatttttaaaaaaggtcTATGATGAAAAAAGACAACACACCTTGATATTTACATTTTACTGACTCGgttttattaacccaatgccgccgcacatagatggctctgctagtgcttagccacaaaggagtcaattagtagaccttgtgaccttacatgatttgaattggcaggaaaaatgtacattttactagtgctattaacatcgatggtgttattttcattataaacattagtaacaccaaaataagataaagtaaaatgtttttgtaaatcaaagaaaagggtaaacgggcgaaacaggcagtactcgtaattggctcattggtgacttagtccaagtgtagccatctatgcataaaaacaatcaaacaagtacccacagtgggcatagcacgtacgtacaagtcatgcccattggcattgggCTAAGAGCTGCCTTGTCTGTGAAAACCTAAAATGCTTTCTTAAATAAAATACTTTTATCTTACCTTTAATTCTACTAACTCTTCTTGCTCTTTGGTTTTCATAGCTGTatattctttctccatcttcttcatcttcttaggATTATAACGTAGGGAATAAGCTAGTGAAAAGTAGGTTTCTGGATCAGCCTCAAATTTGGCAGGTAGGTCTCGTTGGAAATACTGAAATGTACACAAGAAGTAACtaaattaaacaaaatgaaaCTGAGAAGACATAAGAGCAGTTCTCACAGAACTCTCCAAAAGATTGAAGACGAGATAAATGTGTGTTAAGTCAGAGCTGATTTTTCCTTACCTTGAGCATGCCCTCCATATCCATACAGAACAGGTCCTCCTTGCCTAAAGTTAAGCAAGCTAAGGCTATCCTGAATATAACTTCAATGCCATCTACTAGGAAACTGTCCATTACACGGCAAGCCAGTGGCTGAGGGAGTGTTGTTGAAAACAGTGTCAAGAACCAAGATGAGGCATACCTGAAAAACAAAGACATTTCATCAGATCTATGTACATAGCAAATGTTCAAAGGTAGCATACACCCAATTAAGGCCTAGGAAACTGCATTTTTACTTCCTTAAAATATCAATCCTGCAtgcaaattatcataaaaaatgaaACGAGATGAAAAATTCAATACACTTACATAGATGTGTGGAAGCTCTGAGAGGTGAAGTGAGCATGAAGATCTGGCAGATGTTCTTGTATGAGGCACTCCAGCTGGTACATGCACAGGCCTAACTCCGCCATTGAGGGCTTAAACATTTCACGCATCCTGTAGTCCTGCATAAGCTTCACAAGAACAGCAAATGCTTCCTCTTCCGGCATCTGGAAATAATCATCCCAAAATTAGAATTTTTACATTAAGGACTAACACAGCCttgacattatgataataaataagctGGGATATGGTTATGCCTTCATTTCCTTCCCAGATTTCACTGACCTTTTATTCTAAACCACTTAATATTTCACTTCTTGTAATACACGTTATCCAAAGGGGAAAATGACTAATAATTAGTACACAAAATATAAGAATATCTAAAGCACCACTTTAATGCACCACCAAACTAACCTGCATAAGTAAAAGCCCTACAATGAAGGCTGATCCCTGGCAGTAGCCGACTTCCCGGTCATGTAGAGAATACGCCTTCATGACGTTAAACAGACTCTCCTGGCCTAAGCCGTCCTTTTCTTTGAAGAAGTCATGCTCTGGGTACGTCCGAGCAATATCTCGCCTGATTACCTATGATGAACAGAATATATTAAACACATCTGTCTCTAAATCAAATTTCTAAAAATGTTAGAACTTCATGGCAATAGGACACTCTCTATCACAAAGACAGGCAATTCAAGAATTTTACAAACCTTCTCGCAAGCAGATGTAGTTCTAAGATATTCTGCATATTTGCCCTTTTCTGGCGAGTTATGTGCCGAGCAGAGGAGCTGCCATGTTATTCCTCGGAAATGGTGAGGGATGCCCTTGCGGACCagctcctaaaaaaaaaaaaaaaaaaaggttacttcAACAAAATATCAACAGCATAAAcactatacatatgcatgttgaTAACAAAGCCCTTAGAAAACAATGAACCACTacacatatattttcctctttcacttccaagACCTCTAACACACATCAAGCAAACCACACACGTCCCCTTGAAAGCAAGGCGACGCCAACCTACGACTGCAACCCACCTTGAGCTGCagactcttcttcttctgccatgTCTCCCAGTCGTTGACCAGCCGACCCCACTGCCCCCAGAGGTCCTCTTCTGGGTCTTGCGATGCCGTCCCGCCAGTGGAACCCCCGCCAGTGGAACCCCCACCAGAGGATCCCCCCGAACCCCCAGAAGCCACCGAAATCTGCAATCACATCAGCTCattacagataaatataaacagtTGATATCAAATCATTTTTCATGTCCATAcctctggtgtgtgtatgtgtatgtgtatgtgtgtgtgtgtgtgagagtgagtgtgagagtaagaataagaatgagaatgagaatgagagtgagtgagagaatgaaagtgagtgtgagtgagtgtgagaatgagagtgagagtgagtgtgagtgtgtgtgtgagagtgagtgagagtgagtgagagtgagcatgagagtgagagtgagtgtgagagtgagagtgagtgtgagggtgagagtgagtgtgaaaatgagaatgagaatgagagtgagagtgagagtgagtgtgagagtgagagtgagaatgagagtgagagtgaaagtgagtgtgagagtgagagtgagtgtgagagtgagtgtaagagtaagagtgagagtgagtgtaagagtaagagtaagagttagagtgagagtaagagagagagagagtaagagagagagagagtaagagagagagtgtaagagagagagagagtaagagagagagagagagagagtaagagagagagagagtaagagagagagagagagagagagtaagagagagagagagagagagtaagagagagagagagagagagagagagtgagtaagagagagagagagtaagagagagagagagtaagagagagagagagagagtaagagagagagagagagagagagtaagagtatgtgtgaatgtgtgtgttcgtgtgcaagtgtgtgttcatgtgcatgtgcatgtgcgtgtgcgtgtgcgtgtgcgtgtgtgttcatgtgcgtgtgcgtgtgcatgtgcgtgtgtgcgtttaattGTCATGTTAAGTGTCATTTTAAGTTTCTATATATGACTTACGTTTTCTAACACATCATAGTATATAAAGACTGACAACAAAGGGGCAGATGGAAAATACGGAAATGGTATACCTAAGTCTTTCGACCAAATGAAAGACAAATCACCGATAAaactgagaaataaaaataagcatgGCTAGGGCAAGGTGAAACTGACATGCGAGAGATGGGctagaggtgagagagggaggaggcagtcGAAGGAATACGAGAAAATGCCATGAGAAATGAAGAACAGAAACGGAACGAGGATAGAATTTGCGGCCGACAAATACGAAAGGAACATACATAATAAGTCAcatggatagagaggggagggagggaggaaaggcgacAGAGacgaaacgaaggagaaaaggagggagggaaggagcgaaggagaaaaggagggagggaaggaacgaaggagaaaaggagggagggaaggagggaaggagcgaaggagaaaaggagggagggaaggaacgaaggagaaaaggagggagggaaggaacgaaggagaaaaggagggagggaaggaacgaaggagaaaaggagggagggaaggagggaaggagcgaaggagaaaaggagggagggaaggagggaaggagcgaaggagaaaagtagggagggaaggaacgaaggagaaaaggagggagggaaggagggaaggagcgaaggagaaaagtagggagggaaggaacgaaggagaaaaggagggagggaaggaacgaaggagaaaaggagggagggaaggagggaaggagcgaaggagaaaagtagggagggaaggaacgaaggagaaaaggagggagggaaggaacgaaggagaaaaggagggagggaaggaacgaaggagaaaaggagggagggaaggagcgaaggagaaaaggagggagggaaggaacgaaggagaaaaggagggagggaaggagggaaggagcgaaggagaaaagtagggagggaaggaacgaaggagaaaaggagggagggaaggaacgaaggagaaaaggagggagggaaggaacgaaggagaaaaggagggagggaaggagggaaggagcgaaggagaaaagtagggagggaaggaacgaaggagaaaaggagggagggaaggagggaaggagcgaaggagaaaagtagggagggaaggaacgaaggagaaaaggagggagggaaggaacgaaggagaaaaggagggagggaaggagggaaggagcgaaggagaaaagtagggagggaaggaacgaaggagaaaaggagggagggaaggaacgaaggagaaaaggagggagggaaggaacgaaggagaaaaggagggagggaaggaacgaaggagaaaaggagggagggaaggaacgaaggagaaaaggagggagggaaggaacgaaggagaaaaggagggagggaaggaacgaaggagaaaaggagggagggaaggaacgaaggagaaaaggagggagggaaggaacgtaggagaagaggatgaaggaaaggaacgaaggagaaaagaagggagggaaggaacgaaggagaagaggaggaagggaaggaacgaaggagaaaaggagggagggaaggagcgaaggagaaaaggagggagggaaggagcgaaggagaaaaaggagggagggaaggagggaaggagggaaggagggaaggagggaaggagggaaggagcgaaggagaaaaggagggagggaaggaacgaaggagaaaaggagggagggaaggaacgaaggagaaaaggagggagggaaggagcgaaggagaaaaggagggagggaaggagcgaaggagaaaaaggagggagggaaggagggaaggagggaaggagggaaggagggaaggagggaaggagcgaaggagaaaaggagggagggaaggaacgaaggagaaaaggagggagggaaggaacgaaggagaaaaggagggagggaaggagggaaggagcgaaggagaaaagtagggagggaaggaacgaaggagaaaaggagggagggaaggaacgaaggagaaaaggagggagggaaggaacgaaggagaaaatgagggagggaaggaacgaaggagaaaaggagggagggaaggaacgtaggagaagaggatgaagggaaggaacgaaggagaaaagaagggagggaaggaacgaaggagaagaggatgaagggaaggaacgaaggagaaaaggagggagggaaggcacgaagcagattttttctttcatcaatGTATTTCACTCAGAGTGCGACaagcagaagggaaggagggaaaggaggccgGTGGGAGGGGCTCGTGGAAAGAGGACGGGCGAGTCCGACGTGAGACGCACCTGAGACGTGTCTGAGGACTTGCGGGAGTGGCCGGCGCCTGGGGCGGAGCCGACGGACTGCGTCGAGAGGGAATTGAGGGATTTCGAGTCGGACTCGATCaacctggaaagaaaaaaaagacaaattaacaATCAATCATAAAATGACACACCTCATACATTCGAAATGAGTAAATTGGTTCCTGGGATCAGTGGCATCAGTGATCTCCAACACTCGTGGGCActacaataaaatacaataagaagGAATTTAGTTGACTTTCGTGGATGTTCATGCATTGCCCATTCACAAGAAATGAAACTCGGCAACATTCGGTATCGTAAAGCGAACGACAATAAACTATTCAAGGGAGTTTTTACAGGCACGCTGCCCTCGCATGACTTTACAAGAGGGGATGAAGTTACCATTGATGATGTTATGTCAATTAAGACGACATCAAGATACGAAGCAACACACTGACATTTCTCTCCTACATGACATGTGTTCTTAAAGAGTATTCTATCCCTGAATCCTATCTGCGACTTCAATATTTCCTACAGTATTCACCCTTCATAATTTGTTGCTTGTAAATGGCTGACTGTCATCTACCACCGTCAGCTTAAATCATCGCATGGCATAAAATATTGAAGTGTTAACCCACGGGCAAACAAACATCGCGTTATTAAAAGCATAAAGGATGGGCTACTTATGCATAATTAGCAAGTGCGCATATCTAGCGAAAGAACCCTCAGGTATCTCACTATCAGCCATGAAGTGTCTAGGATGAGAAGtgaggagggggacggagaggaggggacggagataggagaggaggggagggatacatagggtgggggagagagagaaaggaggggaagggagaaagagaagggaaagatgaggacggagagaagaggagatgaggggaggggaaggggggcagggaaaaagagagaaggagactagaaaggaaagggaagggaaagaagggaataggaggaaaaggaggatggagaggagagggggaaaggaaaaagtagggacaaggaagaggagggaacggggaagggcgagagaggaagggaaggggcaggagggggataACTTCTTCCGCTGCTTGAAGGATATTAATAATTCAAGCGCGGCGTGAGAGCCTCGTGTACGCAGATTATGCTGGAAGCAGTCTCACCATTTCATGAATTTTAATGAGTGCGACCTGAGACTGAGCTCACCTGTACGCAACTACTCCCTTCtgcacaccccttcctcctcctcgccttcgccTTCTTGTTTCCTCCCCCTTATCTTTCCTCTCCGTTAATTCCCTCTCCTGTGTCCACTCACAGCAGTCTCTGCTTCCTTCCcgcattcttttcctctctccccttcctcatctactACTACGGTTAATTCGCTCTCAATAACGATCGGGGCTTAACCATCATTTCGAGGTACTGC is a genomic window containing:
- the LOC125033480 gene encoding ecotropic viral integration site 5 ortholog-like isoform X3, encoding MVLQNLKLYRLQRLNTFQRLNSITIQDPIPEHKERCCIYHSGNIRCESDSGYSGGASGTSSASSSVSSSRSSSRKSSASSFCSSRKSSTSSICSSRKSSASSVGGPPSPDAIAAAMSVPDVALNNNNNNNTTIPEGTKPDPSDDDLKLLAALEEANRLIESDSKSLNSLSTQSVGSAPGAGHSRKSSDTSQISVASGGSGGSSGGGSTGGGSTGGTASQDPEEDLWGQWGRLVNDWETWQKKKSLQLKELVRKGIPHHFRGITWQLLCSAHNSPEKGKYAEYLRTTSACEKVIRRDIARTYPEHDFFKEKDGLGQESLFNVMKAYSLHDREVGYCQGSAFIVGLLLMQMPEEEAFAVLVKLMQDYRMREMFKPSMAELGLCMYQLECLIQEHLPDLHAHFTSQSFHTSMYASSWFLTLFSTTLPQPLACRVMDSFLVDGIEVIFRIALACLTLGKEDLFCMDMEGMLKYFQRDLPAKFEADPETYFSLAYSLRYNPKKMKKMEKEYTAMKTKEQEELVELKRLRTENRLLRQRIDCLEAESSALADRLIQGQVSRAEEAEHNFAIKRELAALRQHDGETMEHLRDARDKIRKLTGMIEENYSSHESSMAELMIKEEELTQKEELVKCLQEELVQVRLKTAEAEATIRDLRARIQELEEEQKKLREATPDHSVAHLQEELIAVRLREAEANLALKDLRHRVQELTQLWTKHVQDQHGDKSEAAKADATSTPSKKLGGLFWDRSNEAAKLEEELMTTKLHETAAVAELKEARLKVMELETAVQVSTNQMKRQEEENKRLQESLDTAEATIRTMQSQLGEHKRKYTDLESQMKEEKMLARIREAEKSQSLAELTQKISSLEYKNQELVTEGEVSRVSGSESDQVPRLQDKVAELKSEIARLTAINRRLTRTVSMQRLDIVSGPESDAEDTEDLRLNLDEVESLPKRDSVTREENGHIDYLCEEGRVRIPSVTSDRSTPSPTRETVGRKKSQTLADAFLEQLPEVRNCDDAYQNGSATHEEREAC
- the LOC125033480 gene encoding ecotropic viral integration site 5 ortholog-like isoform X9 — protein: MALERLAGSSVKIFITDSSLDTLIESDSKSLNSLSTQSVGSAPGAGHSRKSSDTSQISVASGGSGGSSGGGSTGGGSTGGTASQDPEEDLWGQWGRLVNDWETWQKKKSLQLKELVRKGIPHHFRGITWQLLCSAHNSPEKGKYAEYLRTTSACEKVIRRDIARTYPEHDFFKEKDGLGQESLFNVMKAYSLHDREVGYCQGSAFIVGLLLMQMPEEEAFAVLVKLMQDYRMREMFKPSMAELGLCMYQLECLIQEHLPDLHAHFTSQSFHTSMYASSWFLTLFSTTLPQPLACRVMDSFLVDGIEVIFRIALACLTLGKEDLFCMDMEGMLKYFQRDLPAKFEADPETYFSLAYSLRYNPKKMKKMEKEYTAMKTKEQEELVELKRLRTENRLLRQRIDCLEAESSALADRLIQGQVSRAEEAEHNFAIKRELAALRQHDGETMEHLRDARDKIRKLTGMIEENYSSHESSMAELMIKEEELTQKEELVKCLQEELVQVRLKTAEAEATIRDLRARIQELEEEQKKLREATPDHSVAHLQEELIAVRLREAEANLALKDLRHRVQELTQLWTKHVQDQHGDKSEAAKADATSTPSKKLGGLFWDRSNEAAKLEEELMTTKLHETAAVAELKEARLKVMELETAVQVSTNQMKRQEEENKRLQESLDTAEATIRTMQSQLGEHKRKYTDLESQMKEEKMLARIREAEKSQSLAELTQKISSLEYKNQELVTEGEVSRVSGSESDQVPRLQDKVAELKSEIARLTAINRRLTRTVSMQRLDIVSGPESDAEDTEDLRLNLDEVESLPKRDSVTREENGHIDYLCEEGRVRIPSVTSDRSTPSPTRETVGRKKSQTLADAFLEQLPEVRNCDDAYQNGSATHEEREAC
- the LOC125033480 gene encoding ecotropic viral integration site 5 ortholog-like isoform X1 yields the protein MVLQNLKLYRLQRLNTFQRLNSITIQDPIPEHKERCCIYHSGNIRCCIYHEETEDGCESDSGYSGGASGTSSASSSVSSSRSSSRKSSASSFCSSRKSSTSSICSSRKSSASSVGGPPSPDAIAAAMSVPDVALNNNNNNNTTIPEGTKPDPSDDDLKLLAALEEANRLIESDSKSLNSLSTQSVGSAPGAGHSRKSSDTSQISVASGGSGGSSGGGSTGGGSTGGTASQDPEEDLWGQWGRLVNDWETWQKKKSLQLKELVRKGIPHHFRGITWQLLCSAHNSPEKGKYAEYLRTTSACEKVIRRDIARTYPEHDFFKEKDGLGQESLFNVMKAYSLHDREVGYCQGSAFIVGLLLMQMPEEEAFAVLVKLMQDYRMREMFKPSMAELGLCMYQLECLIQEHLPDLHAHFTSQSFHTSMYASSWFLTLFSTTLPQPLACRVMDSFLVDGIEVIFRIALACLTLGKEDLFCMDMEGMLKYFQRDLPAKFEADPETYFSLAYSLRYNPKKMKKMEKEYTAMKTKEQEELVELKRLRTENRLLRQRIDCLEAESSALADRLIQGQVSRAEEAEHNFAIKRELAALRQHDGETMEHLRDARDKIRKLTGMIEENYSSHESSMAELMIKEEELTQKEELVKCLQEELVQVRLKTAEAEATIRDLRARIQELEEEQKKLREATPDHSVAHLQEELIAVRLREAEANLALKDLRHRVQELTQLWTKHVQDQHGDKSEAAKADATSTPSKKLGGLFWDRSNEAAKLEEELMTTKLHETAAVAELKEARLKVMELETAVQVSTNQMKRQEEENKRLQESLDTAEATIRTMQSQLGEHKRKYTDLESQMKEEKMLARIREAEKSQSLAELTQKISSLEYKNQELVTEGEVSRVSGSESDQVPRLQDKVAELKSEIARLTAINRRLTRTVSMQRLDIVSGPESDAEDTEDLRLNLDEVESLPKRDSVTREENGHIDYLCEEGRVRIPSVTSDRSTPSPTRETVGRKKSQTLADAFLEQLPEVRNCDDAYQNGSATHEEREAC
- the LOC125033480 gene encoding ecotropic viral integration site 5 ortholog-like isoform X8; translated protein: MSVPDVALNNNNNNNTTIPEGTKPDPSDDDLKLLAALEEANRLIESDSKSLNSLSTQSVGSAPGAGHSRKSSDTSQISVASGGSGGSSGGGSTGGGSTGGTASQDPEEDLWGQWGRLVNDWETWQKKKSLQLKELVRKGIPHHFRGITWQLLCSAHNSPEKGKYAEYLRTTSACEKVIRRDIARTYPEHDFFKEKDGLGQESLFNVMKAYSLHDREVGYCQGSAFIVGLLLMQMPEEEAFAVLVKLMQDYRMREMFKPSMAELGLCMYQLECLIQEHLPDLHAHFTSQSFHTSMYASSWFLTLFSTTLPQPLACRVMDSFLVDGIEVIFRIALACLTLGKEDLFCMDMEGMLKYFQRDLPAKFEADPETYFSLAYSLRYNPKKMKKMEKEYTAMKTKEQEELVELKRLRTENRLLRQRIDCLEAESSALADRLIQGQVSRAEEAEHNFAIKRELAALRQHDGETMEHLRDARDKIRKLTGMIEENYSSHESSMAELMIKEEELTQKEELVKCLQEELVQVRLKTAEAEATIRDLRARIQELEEEQKKLREATPDHSVAHLQEELIAVRLREAEANLALKDLRHRVQELTQLWTKHVQDQHGDKSEAAKADATSTPSKKLGGLFWDRSNEAAKLEEELMTTKLHETAAVAELKEARLKVMELETAVQVSTNQMKRQEEENKRLQESLDTAEATIRTMQSQLGEHKRKYTDLESQMKEEKMLARIREAEKSQSLAELTQKISSLEYKNQELVTEGEVSRVSGSESDQVPRLQDKVAELKSEIARLTAINRRLTRTVSMQRLDIVSGPESDAEDTEDLRLNLDEVESLPKRDSVTREENGHIDYLCEEGRVRIPSVTSDRSTPSPTRETVGRKKSQTLADAFLEQLPEVRNCDDAYQNGSATHEEREAC